The stretch of DNA AGACTTCACATCTGACGACTTGATGCTCTCAACTCCACCACATCGCATGATAGCTGAATATTTCGTCTTTGGGCATAGGGAGGTGGCAACTCTACGGAGTCACCTACCGGGATACCTCGCCGATTCAGCAACGTCCTTCGAACTGCTAACTGCTGCCATGTGGCGATGCCGCACCATAGCTCTGGGATACGAGTCCGGTCAACGAGTGCGCCTTATGATAACCATGAACGCGCGCGGCAGGTGGAATCGCCATACCCTCATCCCATGGGGTTACTATGGAAATGCGCATTTCTCCCCAATAGCAGAATTAACCGTCGACGAGCTTTGCAGGCAGACACTCGCCGGCACGGTTGAGCTCGTGCGCAAAACCAAGCTCAGTGTGACCAAGGAGTGCATGAGATCAATGGTGGACACCACTGCTTACATTCGCCAGTACTGGCCCTCTCTTACAATGGACAGGACGTACGAGGTTTCAGACACGAGATGGATCGCCGCGGGGAACGGATTGCAGCTTGGATGGGCTGAGTATGTGGGTGGTGGCATACCATTGGCCGGTGACCTTACTTCGAAGCTGGGAAGCCATCACATGAGGTGCAAGAACCAAGATGGCGAGGACTCCACGGTGGTCTCCCTGCTACTGCCAAGGCCGGCAATGGAGAGGTTCAAGAAAGAGATGGATGTTTGGCTCAACAAACCTGAGAAGAATTTAGTTATACCTAGTTCCCTCTAGAAGCTAGCAAGGTATGCAAGAATTTGTTGATTGCTAAATGATTGTTTGCTCAGTTGCTTTCAATTTGTTGTCCTGAAATGGTTGCGCATGCGTGTAACGAAACAcattttgttttttaattacttataaatGTGAGTTGATTCttattaactttattttctgagAGGAGAAATGGTTGATGGTTTTTTTATTCTTTAGTTTTCTCTCGCagaaatattttaattttttactgGCTAATTTTGATCGCAGTTAGATTTTTCTTTGTAAGCAGAAGCTGTGGACCTTTTTCCTGTTGTTCAATGTCTCCTGAGAGAAacaattttattttttctctctGATTTTTCAAGGAAAACAGTTACCCTTTTATTGTTCACCTTTTGGCAGGAGAAAGGGTTGACAATTTTGATGCTACTAGGTCAATGCCCTTGCACTGCTACCAGCTCACAATAAAATTTGTACTCTCGCCAAtttaaattataggtcgttttgattttatttttttttagaaaagaccATGGGTGCTTAATTTCATCCATCACTAGTCAACTTCATCCATCGATTGACACAAATTATAGTCCCAAGATTATACAGATTTGAGGAGAACAGGGGGAGGGAACCTCACCCGCGATAGAACTGTGCAACGTGGACGACGGATACGGAGGTGGGGACTGGAACATGGTGGGAAATCAGAGCCATAAGAGTTTACAAATCTCTAAAGATACCAACCCCTCATTCATCATCCTTGCCAAACTGATACATACGAGGCCATGGCTACCACCAGAGCTTAGTAACTGATGTTTCCATCACTTCCATCATACTCGCCATCTTCTAGGTTTTCCTTGACCAACCGTGGCCTCTTCGCTTGCTTCATGCATGACGCACAAGATGACGTCTTCTTTCTGCTCGAGTGCTTTGGTGCTTCTTCATCATTTTCTTCACCTGATGTTGGATACTCTGCATCATCCAATAGTTGATTCGCTAGATTTGCTAGCCCTACTTCATCATTGTTTGCTCGTGCCATAAGTAAGGACCTATAGTCAGGCATTTGGGCATAGATGCGTGACATTCCCACCAGCCAGTCAAATGGTTCATCTTCACTGGGAAGGTATGCAAGTACAGGATCTGTCTTTCATTTGAGCTTTTTCTTGTATCCTTCTGTTGACCATCACAAACGTCGACTCCTCAAATTTATTGCACTGAACCAAAGATGGCTTTTTTTTATGGACCTGAAAAGGGGTCACCGAAGGGCAAAGAAGTTAACTACATAAATGAAAATATGGTAAGTTAAAGAAATGATTGATGAATATTTGAAACTGGCTCATCAATAAATTACCATTTCGATCCAACTTTGCTCATAGGCAAGTGAGCCACAAGTTAACCTTAATATCCTCAGTGCCATTGTGCTCAACTCCTTTGCTGTACTGCCATGTAATTCCCACCAGGAAACTATATAGGAGAAGGTAAATTCAAATACAATACCAAAAGAATAAAACATTATAAACCCTGACAAATGATCCGAAAATGCCTAGGTAAAAGACCACAATGAAAATTACCTGGGTCAAAATTCATCAGAGTGGCACGAGCCCTTCCAAAACTCTGTGATGCAGTCCTGTAAAGCTTCAACTGATGCACAATCCTCTCTTGCACAGACTGATCTGGGTACATCTTGTGTGCACACTCAAGAAGTGCATCTCTAAATATTTCAGTCTTTTCAATTTCGTTTCCATTTTGGTAGTAGAACAAGGGATTCAAATAATAACCAGCTAAGTGCAATGGTGTCTTCATGTGCTCATCTTTTATACAATCTATATGATACCATACTGGCAAATAGTGTTCTTCCTTATTTTCAAAGCGAAAGGCAATTTCCCTTTTAACATTTGCAAGTTCACCATATATGTTTCCCATAGAGGACCTGCCACAACCCATCCTCCTCAGAACATCCACTACTGGCTCAAAACTGTTTATAGCATATAGCACCCCATCCCAAAACTCATTGCTCACTACTAGGTTATAGAACCTCCTGCCGGCCTCATTCTTTGACCACATGTTGTCCTCCCATTCTTTAGAAATAAACATAGTCTTCAACTCAATCCTGTTATCATAAAGGCTCTTCAAATTCAAGCAGCATGTTGTGTAGTAGGAGATCCCAGCATGAACCAAATCCTGCTGGTTGGTGAATTGGCGCATCATGTCCAACAAACTTGTTTGTCCGTAAATAAAAGCAGTGAGTGATCTTGCCTTAGAAATTGTAGTCTTGATCAAAGGAACTAGGTAAACCGCGCGCTATGCCGCGCCCACTTGAAAATACAGAGCAAAATAGTTAATGTGTTAATGGTTACGTATGCGTATATAGTAGGAAGAGAGGTTCGCTGGAGGGCGTGGCAATGGACCGATCGTTACATATGGGCCGAAATGAGCCAACACCAAATCCATGCCTAGTGTCGAGCTTTCTCTCTTCGGagttgctctcagctcttccTCTCCACAGTGCATAGGAGTAAGAGTAAAAGTAAACATCAGACATGAACCGAAGCCGTGAGATCTAGAAGAAACAATAAAGGAATTGGAACCAGGATCTCACCACGGAAAGAAGCAAGATGACCTGTTGGACAGGCCGAAGCAGCGTGCAGCAACACGAAGCGCaaggcaaaaagaaaaagaaaaatcaccaACGGACGGCGGAGACTGTAACCTGTATATCCTTATGTTGTGTTCTTGACCTTcatatttctattttttcagTATCTGTATATCCTACCGCCAACTTATCTTTACCCCTATATCCTTTTGGACGAAATTAGTACTAATGGTGGCTAACGGAGATGGGAAAAGACAATTTTGCCCTTATGTGGAGGTGTTGCACTGAAAATTTTTTAACCTGCATGTCCTTATGAAAACTGATGTTAACCTGTGTATCCTTGGGAGGTTTTAAACAGTTGGAGTTTTGAGGTGGCCGCcggtccatttttttctttcatatCTAATAATAAAAAACTCTAACCACAAATAAATACAAAAGTAAATCAGCCCGTGAGAGGGTGCCTCGCCGCGGGGGGCTCCCAGGCCGCGCCCTCGGTGGCTCCCCGCGGGGGCTCCTGGCTgcaccccaccccccccccctccctcgccgcgggGCCTCGAACACGCGCCGCCCGGGGCCGgccggagggggcggcgccacCTCCGATAGCTGTCTCGCCGCGCCGAAATCAGCGAGCTTCGCGCCGCCGGCAGCCTCACCGCGGCCGAGGAGCACGTTCCGGCCCTTGACGTCCTCGGGCTCCACGCTGGCCTCGCCGTGCACCCTCCGGAGCATGCCCCGTGCGTCGCGCTCGCCGAGCCTGCCCTGCCTCGCGGCAGCCTCCGCGGCTGCTTCACCAGGGCCGCCGCGTGACCCTTGTGCGACTGCAGCGCGGggctcgcgcgcgccgccgtccgcgcgaAGGTCGGGGACCCGTTGGGCGGTGCTGAGCGGCAGCTGGAGCAGTTCCTCGAGGCGCCGTGCTGTGGCTGCCGGGACTGGATTGTGCCGCTGCTGCGATTTCCAGTGAGTTCTTGCTCTGTTCTTTGACCATCCTCTATTCGATTTGAGCTTTTCTTGGTTTCAATCCGTGGGATTCACTGTCTATCCATGTGCTTCGTCACTGACTCGGCTCAATTCGACTTGGTTGATGCCTTGTCATGAATTATTCAAAGTTGTGACCATCCTCTATTCGATTTGATGCCTTGTCTATCCACGAGCTGGTCCTCGGGCACGGGCAGAACGCGGCGAGGACGTACGGCGGCAAGGACGCCGacgtggcggcgcgcgggcaggcgcgcggcgagcggcacgcgggcgggcggcgagcggcacgcGGGCGGACGGCCCCGGCCGCGGTCGGTCGACCTTGTCGTCTCCACCGCCTCCGTGGGAGAGGAACAAAAACGAAAAACGAAGCCAGGTGAGATGCGGCGTTTGACTGTGGAGACGTAGCGGGGGATCCAAGCGAAACCCAAGcggcgaggcggttcggccgCAACAGGCGGCAAGGCGGTTTTACCACAGGAAGTCAATGTGCGGGGGCAGCCACAAACCAGCGAATCCAGGGACCGCGTCGCGCTATGTTTTCGGGACAGGTGTCAAGCCCATGGTATCCCGACGCTCCCAGGCGTCCCTCTCCATGATGTATAGTATTTAGAGTATATACCCTATATCTTCAAGCATCGCGTTAATGCAACTTGCAGCACAGTAAGTCCAAAACATATTGGGCCTCTTTACAGTAAGCATTTTTTCTGATTTCAGTTCTGAATGAATGTTTGTGATGACTTGCACCACGTTTTTCTCTCCAACTTCTTCAATACACGAGTCAACTAGTTGTAAAAGTAATGCTTGACCGCAGCTGCCTGAAGGAAGTTGGATGGAACGAAGGAAACAGACACCCAATGAACAATGGACCGCCAAGTTTAACATGCGGTTTCCATCAGAATCAACCTGTTCATCAACAATAATAGAACATCCTTCCGATTCCCAAGATTTCTTCAGTGCATCAATCGAATCATTAATAGCTAAAACTTCTCTTTTCAGTAATGGTCCATTGAGCTCATCCAGAGAGGGTCCCTGTAAACTAGGGCTGCATTGTGCAATTGCTTCTAACATTAAGTCAAAGCTCTTAAGACAGGCAGTATTAAAAGGAATTCCGGCTTCATTGAACCATGCTGCTATGCACTCAACAGCCCTTCTCTTCTTTTCCATCTGTGCTGCATCAT from Panicum virgatum strain AP13 chromosome 9K, P.virgatum_v5, whole genome shotgun sequence encodes:
- the LOC120651424 gene encoding uncharacterized protein LOC120651424 produces the protein MMRQFTNQQDLVHAGISYYTTCCLNLKSLYDNRIELKTMFISKEWEDNMWSKNEAGRRFYNLVVSNEFWDGVLYAINSFEPVVDVLRRMGCGRSSMGNIYGELANVKREIAFRFENKEEHYLPVWYHIDCIKDEHMKTPLHLAGYYLNPLFYYQNGNEIEKTEIFRDALLECAHKMYPDQSVQERIVHQLKLYRTASQSFGRARATLMNFDPVSWWELHGSTAKELSTMALRILRLTCGSLAYEQSWIEMVHKKKPSLVQCNKFEESTFVMVNRRIQEKAQMKDRSCTCIPSQ
- the LOC120651425 gene encoding uncharacterized protein LOC120651425; amino-acid sequence: MGAAASSTSSMGNDSHDTYGNTSDLKSKNEDSKGPIDMHSVPTTEQAIKNGENARAIHDAAQMEKKRRAVECIAAWFNEAGIPFNTACLKSFDLMLEAIAQCSPSLQGPSLDELNGPLLKREVLAINDSIDALKKSWESEGCSIIVDEQVDSDGNRMLNLAVHCSLGVCFLRSIQLPSGSCGQALLLQLVDSCIEEVGEKNVVQVITNIHSELKSEKMLTVKRPNMFWTYCAASCINAMLEDIGYIL
- the LOC120648707 gene encoding acyl transferase 1-like — its product is MVSFKARRSEPQLVSPARPTPREAKALSDIDDQHLLRYYETVVGFFRTCPGRAGSRPADLKGAIRAALAEALVYYYPVAGRLREEAGGKLVVDCTAEGVVFVEADADVRLEEFGEPLLPPYPCLEELLCDPGDIKAVIGRPLLFMQVTELKCGGFVAGFHMCHNIADGFGMIQFMMTVAELTVGEASPNLLPVWKRELLSTAHSPFPTTCSTPAYQPLLNSLDFTSDDLMLSTPPHRMIAEYFVFGHREVATLRSHLPGYLADSATSFELLTAAMWRCRTIALGYESGQRVRLMITMNARGRWNRHTLIPWGYYGNAHFSPIAELTVDELCRQTLAGTVELVRKTKLSVTKECMRSMVDTTAYIRQYWPSLTMDRTYEVSDTRWIAAGNGLQLGWAEYVGGGIPLAGDLTSKLGSHHMRCKNQDGEDSTVVSLLLPRPAMERFKKEMDVWLNKPEKNLVIPSSL